In Drosophila yakuba strain Tai18E2 chromosome X, Prin_Dyak_Tai18E2_2.1, whole genome shotgun sequence, a single genomic region encodes these proteins:
- the LOC6524631 gene encoding late secretory pathway protein AVL9 homolog: MASEPENKPPILHILVVGFHHKLGCQVEFSHPPLISGSTGRHECPSGWKYLPTLALPDGSHNFAEDTVFFNLPSLYEPAASIYGVSCYRQIRVEKLKIRTADLTRSTVQKSVCILARLPIYGYIEVKLALIADAFFDQGDFSGTELLVKAYQQLNACLQDDESRRPLRHFHVGLSLRELVLHWRHKTLMLFKLMLLQRRVVCFGSPVRQMCVLILGMASLVPRLLEKGFQEVACVRTSRPLSPMPDFTDSLQREAQAEAEAELEAVASVAAGSDEQKLTPESATAVEGEAEELALVSSAASAGEEQASGDDTSTRSTPNSQSQDSSNGRNSSLTREASVDTLASNLAALCAVNPDEYRAPVSIFASGNLCLPYLSLPYMDLLSDPMVLSYVIGTSNVLFQQKRQLADVLVDIEAANLDAHDPELRRQLVLSTEDLRYMDYIMKHVQSPKEDAEGSEYWIREQFQGYILALLRTAVAPDAMPKDNDHFNAHFMGAFKRTQCFQEWYDVRPEPEFFEALPAGHPFAGTLSVADMKLKLAQTMQNSESGRKINQAVNTTSRAVGGAISQAKGAFSSWWSSITTAPPNANAAPTTSANGQEADVSEGAAAQEISVTFQNHKDAENLDMAGVSIHLAGQEEAPESHESQSASCDKPQGIVEIGREAELLDKADQSEEPKISAASQAGQGRPGCGGDVATSAVERSSGDVFIV; this comes from the exons ATGGCCAGCGAGCCGGAGAACAAGCCACCCATCCTGCACATCCTCGTGGTGGGCTTCCACCACAAGCTGGGCTGCCAGGTGGAGTTCTCGCATCCGCCGCTAATCTCGGGCTCCACAGGACGCCACGAATGCCCCTCCGGCTGGAAGTACCTGCCCACTCTGGCACTGCCCGATGGCTCGCATAACTTTGCCGAGGACACCGTGTTCTTCAACCTGCCCAGTTTGTATGAGCCGGCTGCGAGTATCTACGGCGTGTCCTGCTATCGCCAGATACGCGTGGAGAAGCTCAAGATCCGGACGGCGGACCTCACGCGCAGCACCGTTCAGAAGTCCGTGTGCATTTTGGCCCGCCTGCCCATCTACGGGTACATCGAGGTGAAGCTAGCCCTCATTGCCGATGCATTTTTCGATCAGGGCGACTTCTCCGGCACGGAACTGCTGGTCAAGGCGTATCAGCAGCTAAATGCCTGCCTCCAGGACGACGAATCCCGCCGCCCATTGCGCCACTTTCACGTGGGCCTGTCCCTGCGCGAGCTCGTACTCCACTGGCGCCACAAGACGCTAATGCTCTTCAAACTaatgctgctgcagcgccGCGTGGTCTGCTTCGGTTCGCCAGTGCGCCAAATGTGTGTGCTGATCCTGGGCATGGCATCGCTGGTGCCGCGGCTGCTGGAGAAGGGCTTCCAGGAGGTGGCCTGTGTGCGCACATCGCGACCACTGTCGCCCATGCCGGATTTTACCGACTCCCTGCAGCGGGAGGCGCAGGCGGAAGCCGAGGCGGAACTGGAGGCAGTGGCTTCCGTTGCCGCTGGCTCCGATGAGCAGAAACTCACGCCCGAGAGCGCCACAGCGGTGGAGGGCGAGGCTGAGGAGCTGGCGCTCGTCTCATCCGCAGCCTCTGCAGGCGAGGAGCAGGCCAGTGGCGATGACACGTCAACGCGTTCCACACCAAACTCGCAGTCGCAGGACTCCTCGAACGGCAGGAACAGCTCGCTGACCAGAGAGGCCAGCGTGGACACACTGGCGT CTAACCTCGCCGCCTTGTGCGCTGTGAATCCGGATGAGTATCGGGCACCGGTTAGCATCTTCGCCAGCGGCAATCTCTGCCTACCGTATCTGTCGCTGCCGTACATGGACCTGCTCAGCGACCCCATGGTGCTCTCCTATGTCATCGGCACCTCCAACGTTCTTTTCCAGCAGAAACGTCAGCTGGCTGACGTCCTAGTGGACATAGAAGCGGCCAATCTGGATGCACACGATCCGGAGCTTAGGCGCCAGCTGGTGCTGAGCACCGAGGATCTGCGCTACATGGACTACATCATGAAGCACGTGCAGTCGCCGAAGGAGGATGCGGAGGGCAGCGAGTACTGGATTCGGGAGCAGTTTCAGGGCTACATCCTGGCTCTCCTGCGAACTGCTGTGGCTCCAG ATGCCATGCCCAAGGACAACGATCATTTCAATGCGCATTTCATGGGCGCCTTCAAGCGCACCCAATGCTTTCAGGAATGGTACGACGTTAGGCCCGAACCCGAGTTCTTTGAAGCCCTGCCCGCTGGTCATCCCTTTGCCGGCACTTTGTCCGTGGCGGACATGAAACTAAAACTAGCACA AACCATGCAAAATAGCGAGAGTGGGCGAAAAATCAACCAGGCGGTGAACACGACGAGTCGTGCGGTGGGCGGTGCCATATCCCAAGCGAAGGGCGCCTTCTCCAGCTGGTGGTCATCCATCACGACGGCACCGCCCAATGCAAACGCAGCGCCCACGACCAGCGCCAATGGCCAGGAAGCGGATGTGAGCGAAGGAGCTGCAGCGCAAGAGATCTCAGTTACATTCCAGAATCACAAGGACGCCGAGAACCTTGACATGGCGGGTGTTAGCATACACCTGGCTGGCCAGGAAGAAGCACCCGAGTCGCATGAGTCACAGAGCGCCAGCTGCGACAAGCCGCAGGGCATCGTTGAGATCGGACGCGAGGCGGAGCTGTTAGACAAAGCCGATCAGTCGGAGGAGCCCAAGATCTCGGCTGCAAGTCAAGCCGGTCAAGGTCGGCCAGGATGTGGCGGCGATGTGGCCACCTCGGCCGTGGAGCGCAGCAGTGGCGATGTCTTCATTGTCTGA
- the LOC6524632 gene encoding unconventional myosin-XVIIIa yields MSHLMPRRTSEFRADVLEDRSTTDKRQTRATKRSVATHTPSSSQAVPRRPSASRLPQPLNLERDRASQMGVTPKRGNRFVPSTAERAIAPHSDKKWVAERAQQILEYLHDIQHSEAPTGLIADLFSRPGGLRHMTIKQFVSILNFLFHHIWRNRVTVGQNHVEDITSAMQKLQYPYPVNKSWLVSPTTQHSFGHVIVLLDFLMDFVPPLPSSDELEEEFPFMETMEQPSSYLNSMHCESTAIMSTTQAHAIQLDEEVNGLLFAEASKCISLWDQELTKEEAKLQAETRDQVINKKCDLPDRKALDQIIGDLKTKLQQLENTLHDPSNDNKLNKLERLTKEHDQLAQQLAASQEDLPKQLKLFDQLSAQAEEMQSNLRQQMKYEKILEQAVNSQKYTAQQLKELQMKCDDMENYSKAYDRQVKEVSELELHQQVMLSRAKQKQLDSVEVFNSHVRHLSMVPVICALIKGGIGQQSDLTLPLNPNQKDISERVQCLELLRKLLQQHRQQNIDRRQMLDQQVAKIKSDFVELDTEIATLDSQLRAQKQRLTKMEASYRTKREMHAQHRQQLLEDQYDQIARLGEMEKREKEALEKLQASKQRNEDLLIAAEQFQEQDLKARNEHLEKCEQKLAKAEKELQALESKVTACQAKLSDEEHKVYSAQLPSFQPVLQAIKKR; encoded by the exons ATGTCGCACCTAATGCCACGACGGACCAGCGAGTTCCGTGCCGATGTACTGGAGGACCGCAGCACTACTGATAAGCGGCAAACCAG GGCAACGAAGCGCAGTGTAGCCACGCACACTCCGTCCTCCAGCCAGGCGGTCCCCAGAAG GCCCTCTGCATCGCGTCTGCCACAGCCGCTCAACTTGGAGCGGGATCGGGCCAGTCAAATGGGCGTGACTCCCAAGCGAGGTAACCGATTTGTACCCTCCACCGCAGAGCGCGCCATTGCGCCACACTCCGACAAGAAATGGGTAGCGGAGCGGGCACAGCAGATCCTGGAATACCTGCATGACATTCAGCATAGCGAGGCGCCCACAGGGCTTATTGCGGATCTCTTCAGTCGGCCCGGTGGACTGCGGCATATGACCATCAAGCAATTTGTTTCCATTCTCAACTTTCTGTTCCATCACATCTGGCGCAATCGAGTGACTGTGGGCCAGAACCACGTCGAAGATATCACAAGCGCAATGCAGAAGCTGCAGTATCCATATCCG GTGAACAAATCATGGCTGGTATCGCCAACAACACAGCATTCATTCGGTCATGTGATCGTCCTGTTGGACTTTCTCATGGACTTCGTACCGCCTTTGCCCTCGTCGGATGAGTTAGAAGAGGAGTTTCCGTTTATGGAAACCATGGAGCAGCCCAGCTCGTATCTGAATAGCATGCACTGCGAGTCGACGGCCATTATGTCCACCACCCAGGCGCACGCCATCCAGCTAGACGAAGAGGTCAATGGCCTGCTTTTCGCAGAGGCTAGCAAATGTATTTCCCTGTGGGATCAGGAGCTCACCAAAGAGGAGGCCAAGCTGCAGGCGGAGACCAGGGATCAGGTGATCAACAAGAAGTGTGATTTGCCCGATCGCAAGGCTTTAGACCAGATAATCGGCGATCTGAAGACGAAGCTACAGCAATTAGAGAATACGCTGCATGATCCTAGCAACGACAATAAACTGAACAAGCTAGAACGACTTACCAAAGAGCACGACCAGCTCGCCCAACAGCTAGCTGCCAGTCAAGAGGACCTGCCCAAGCAGCTTAAGCTATTCGACCAGCTGTCTGCCCAGGCAGAAGAAATGCAGTCCAATCTCCGCCAGCAAATGAAGTATGAAAAGATCCTGGAGCAGGCGGTTAACAGCCAGAAGTACACAGCCCAGCAGTTGAAGGAGCTTCAAATGAAGTGCGACGATATGGAAAACTATTCCAAGGCTTATGATCGTCAGGTGAAGGAGGTGTCCGAGCTGGAGCTCCATCAGCAGGTAATGCTGTCGCGAGccaagcaaaaacaactggaTTCCGTTGAGGTCTTCAACTCCCACGTGCGTCACCTGAGCATGGTGCCGGTAATTTGTGCCCTGATAAAGGGCGGCATTGGTCAGCAATCGGATCTTACTCTGCCGCTAAATCCCAATCAAAAGGATATTTCGGAGCGGGTACAGTGCCTGGAGCTGCTGCGAAAACTTCTACAGCAACATCGCCAGCAGAATATCGATCGGCGTCAGATGTTGGATCAGCAGGTGGCCAAAATAAAATCCGATTTCGTCGAGTTGGACACGGAAATTGCTACGTTGGACTCTCAATTGCGTGCGCAGAAGCAGCGCCTAACCAAAATGGAGGCCAGCTATCGGACCAAGCGGGAAATGCACGCGCAGCAccggcagcagctgctggagGATCAGTATGACCAGATCGCCCGTCTGGGTGAGATGGAGAAGCGGGAGAAGGAGGCGCTGGAGAAGCTGCAAGCCAGCAAGCAAAGGAACGAAGATTTGCTCATCGCCGCCGAGCAGTTTCAGGAGCAGGATCTCAAGGCCCGCAACGAACACCTCGAGAAATGCGAGCAGAAGTTGGCAAAAGCGGAGAAGGAGCTGCAGGCCCTGGAATCAAAGGTCACCGCGTGTCAGGCCAAGCTGAGCGATGAGGAGCATAAGGTGTACTCCGCCCAGCTGCCATCCTTCCAGCCAGTGCTGCAGGCCATCAAGAAGCGTTGA
- the LOC6524633 gene encoding selenoprotein BthD produces MPPKRTKKAEAPVVERDAAEVLDPNAPVLYVEHCRSURVFRRRAEELHSAIRERGLQHLQLQLNALGAPRRGAFELSLSAGLGKPEQVALWSGLKRGPPRALKFPTVEEVYDRIVEILGDQQKSSKIDLPESETVTSPKKSVSTEEPQTNEKKVPSTSKSKGEQKSKEEPPQIDSKEANQSKELAKTKRQPKAQKKPAKASESQEETAEEKPQTSQKRKRTTRSSTDEATVTAKRKR; encoded by the exons ATGCCACCAAAACGGACCAAAAAAGCTGAG GCGCCAGTTGTGGAGCGGGATGCAGCCGAAGTGTTGGATCCCAATGCGCCGGTGCTCTACGTAGAGCACTGCCGATCCTGACGAGTCTTTCGTCGTCGAGCGGAGGAGCTGCACTCCGCTATCCGGGAGCGCGGTCTCCAACACCTTCAGCTTCAGCTGAATGCACTTGGAGCACCGCGGCGAGGAGCCTTCGAGTTGAGCTTAAGCGCCGGACTGGGGAAGCCGGAGCAGGTGGCACTTTGGTCGGGTCTAAAGCGGGGTCCACCACGTGCCCTCAAGTTTCCCACTGTGGAGGAGGTATACGATCGGATTGTAGAAATTCTGGGTGACCAGCAGAAGTCATCCAAAATTGATCTACCGGAGTCCGAGACTGTAACATCCCCAAAGAAGTCAGTGTCCACGGAGGAACCACAAACGAATGAG aaaaaggtaCCTTCAACTTCCAAATCCAAAGGGGAGCAGAAATCCAAGGAAGAGCCACCTCAAATCGACTCAAAGGAAGCAAATCAATCGAaagagttggccaaaacaaagagACAGCCTAAAGCCCAAAAGAAGCCGGCAAAGGCATCCGAATCCCAAGAAGAAACCGCTGAAGAGAAGCCCCAAACCAGCCAGAAACGGAAGCGAACCACCAGGTCCTCCACAGACGAGGCTACTGTCACTGCCAAGCGGAAAAGGTAG
- the LOC6524634 gene encoding putative lysozyme-like protein produces the protein MSSAVNIQIVSMPNLAKIESFLKDVSYRETIEYSANFNTRLCSERRHRLPFLDPQTGVAQNHSQLFLDKRQRMPGFRQGQIYTYPAARWRKSRRQYLSKMYSRFPERPFQALRKEHEALVASGVNLGLSSLTSGVGSMPGSNSLASSSSLTLNMLTGGGAAPAVLGSLHSDTAHDFNGAFSLEESSSLGAAGGDTSDSKDSQQQQHQQQQHQHQQQAVKEEHLPKEWFYDEMDINDVDSLEEPKSPADDEYDYDPRYGNKKRRKRRPGKRGGDSGGGGGGGGAGGGGNSGGSSSSRRRSAAARSRITTTDAALDASLEAIESGESVPGSNGGPISSGGILSGSLGAGLAGVTGSGGGGGASGASANSRRSRGAGTRGRRRTKGPNSAVGAACDPTSPGMVIEPPSFESAAAAVGVVEDANAHLRNYRKYL, from the exons ATGTCCTCCGCCGTTAACATCCAGATCGTATCCATGCCGAATCTGGCCAAGATCGAGAGCTTCCTGAAGGATGTCAGCTACCGGGAGACGATCGAGTACAGTGCCAACTTCAACACGCGCCTGTGCAGCGAGCGGCGCCACCGGCTGCCCTTTCTCGATCCGCAGACAGGCGTCGCCCAGAACCACTCGCAACTCTTCCTGGACAAGCGACAGCGGATGCCCGGCTTCCGGCAGGGCCAGATCTACACGTATCCGGCGGCCCGCTGGCGGAAGAGCCGTCGCCAGTACTTGAGCAAGATGTACAG CCGCTTTCCCGAGCGCCCCTTCCAGGCGCTACGCAAGGAGCACGAAGCTCTGGTGGCCAGCGGCGTCAATCTGGGACTGAGCAGCCTGACCAGTGGTGTGGGATCAATGCCCGGCAGCAATAGCCtggccagcagctcctccCTTACGCTCAATATGCTAACGGGCGGCGGAGCCGCGCCGGCCGTACTGGGTTCCCTGCACAGCGATACTGCCCACGATTTTAATGGAGCCTTCAGTCTGGAGGAGTCGAGCTCACTGGGTGCCGCCGGCGGTGATACATCCGACAGCAAGGACagtcaacagcaacaacatcagcagcaacagcaccagcaccagcagcaggcCGTCAAGGAGGAGCATTTGCCCAAGGAGTGGTTCTACGATGAAATGGACATAAACGATGTTGACTCACTGGAGGAGCCCAAGTCGCCGGCAGATGATGAGTACGACTATGATCCGCGCTATGGCAACAAAAAGAGGCGCAAGCGGCGGCCGGGCAAGCGTGGAGGAGATTCTGGCggcggaggtggtggaggaggcgCTGGCGGTGGCGGCAATTCAGGTGGTAGCTCCAGCTCGCGGAGACGCAGTGCAGCGGCCAGGTCGCGCATCACCACAACGGATGCGGCGCTGGACGCCTCGCTGGAGGCCATCGAATCCGGCGAGAGTGTTCCGGGCAGCAATGGAGGCCCAATCTCCAGCGGTGGCATCCTTAGTGGCAGTCTGGGAGCAGGCCTAGCTGGAGTGACCGGTTCTGGGGGCGGAGGAGGAGCTTCGGGAGCTTCGGCCAACAGCCGCCGATCTCGGGGAGCGGGAACACGCGGCAGGCGACGAACCAAGGGACCAAACAGCGCCGTTGGAGCGGCATGCGATCCGACAAGCCCCGGCATGGTAATCGAGCCACCATCCTTCGAGAGTGCCGCTGCtgcggtgggcgtggtcgagGACGCGAACGCCCATCTGCGCAACTATCGGAAGTATCTGTAA
- the LOC6524635 gene encoding transport and Golgi organization protein 2 isoform X1, translated as MCVIFFCADSNPQPGGYKLILASNRDEFFARATQSAAKWANADHVYGGIDLEPGREGGTWLAIGHSAGFFKVGALLNLTGEPKPRDAVAHKNILQPHNHNSNSIGINLCPKPTNSNSYRHPNPNPNPNQNPNPNPSKGQSNNEHFLLGRGMIVADFVTQADEEHNILNYNGSLLKDCTKYSAFNFVSIEIGSSSQPARVKLLSNVPPTLEDFQNGECYGFGNSLPHTPFEKVRHGQQEFAAIVKAHGASSVETLSAQLMQLLRNKHKFWPDDELKRRAPNWGEGLSALNVHIEDHAYGSRTHTVVLVDSDNKMHFIEETMSGLDPLGEWSRTHIEKDFQNSV; from the exons ATGTGCGTGATATTCTTTTGTGCGGACTCCAATCCGCAGCCGGGCGGCTACAAGCTCATCCTGGCCTCCAATCGGGACGAGTTCTTCGCCCGCGCCACCCAGTCAGCGGCCAAGTGGGCGAATGCCGACCATGTTTACGGGG GTATCGATCTGGAACCCGGACGCGAAGGAGGAACCTGGCTGGCGATCGGCCATTCCGCTGGCTTCTTCAAGGTGGGCGCCCTGCTCAATCTGACCGGCGAGCCGAAGCCGCGCGATGCAGTTG CGCACAAGAACATTTTGCAACCGCATAatcacaacagcaacagcatcggCATTAACCTTTGCCCCAAGCCCACCAACTCCAACAGCTACCGtcatccgaatccgaatccaaatccgaatcagaacccgaatccgaatccgagtaAGGGACAATCGAATAACGAACATTTCTTACTAGGGCGCGGCATGATTGTGGCGGACTTTGTCACCCAGGCGGACGAGGAGCACAACATCCTGAACTACAACGGAAGCCTGCTCAAGGACTGCACCAAGTACTCCGCCTTCAACTTTGTGTCCATCGAAATCGG ATCTTCATCCCAGCCTGCCCGCGTGAAGCTACTGAGCAATGTGCCGCCCACGCTGGAGGATTTCCAGAACGGCGAGTGCTACGGATTCGGCAACAGTCTGCCCCACACTCCGTTCGAGAAGGTGCGACATGGCCAACAGGAGTTCGCGGCGATCGTGAAGGCGCATGGGGCATCCAGCGTGGAGACTCTATCCGCCCAGCTGATGCAGTTGCTCCGGAATAAGCACAAATTCTGGCCGGACGACGAGTTGAAGAGACGTGCACCCAACTGGGGCGAGGGATTGAGTGCCCTTAATGTTCATATCGAAGATCATGCATACGGCAGCCGGACACACACTGTTGTCCTGGTGGATAGCGATAATAAGATGCACTTCATCGAGGAGACCATGAGTGGTTTGGATCCGCTCGGGGAATGGAGCAGGACCCACATTGAAAAGGATTTTCAAAACAGCGTTTGA
- the LOC6524635 gene encoding transport and Golgi organization protein 2 isoform X2, giving the protein MCVIFFCADSNPQPGGYKLILASNRDEFFARATQSAAKWANADHVYGGIDLEPGREGGTWLAIGHSAGFFKVGALLNLTGEPKPRDAVGRGMIVADFVTQADEEHNILNYNGSLLKDCTKYSAFNFVSIEIGSSSQPARVKLLSNVPPTLEDFQNGECYGFGNSLPHTPFEKVRHGQQEFAAIVKAHGASSVETLSAQLMQLLRNKHKFWPDDELKRRAPNWGEGLSALNVHIEDHAYGSRTHTVVLVDSDNKMHFIEETMSGLDPLGEWSRTHIEKDFQNSV; this is encoded by the exons ATGTGCGTGATATTCTTTTGTGCGGACTCCAATCCGCAGCCGGGCGGCTACAAGCTCATCCTGGCCTCCAATCGGGACGAGTTCTTCGCCCGCGCCACCCAGTCAGCGGCCAAGTGGGCGAATGCCGACCATGTTTACGGGG GTATCGATCTGGAACCCGGACGCGAAGGAGGAACCTGGCTGGCGATCGGCCATTCCGCTGGCTTCTTCAAGGTGGGCGCCCTGCTCAATCTGACCGGCGAGCCGAAGCCGCGCGATGCAGTTG GGCGCGGCATGATTGTGGCGGACTTTGTCACCCAGGCGGACGAGGAGCACAACATCCTGAACTACAACGGAAGCCTGCTCAAGGACTGCACCAAGTACTCCGCCTTCAACTTTGTGTCCATCGAAATCGG ATCTTCATCCCAGCCTGCCCGCGTGAAGCTACTGAGCAATGTGCCGCCCACGCTGGAGGATTTCCAGAACGGCGAGTGCTACGGATTCGGCAACAGTCTGCCCCACACTCCGTTCGAGAAGGTGCGACATGGCCAACAGGAGTTCGCGGCGATCGTGAAGGCGCATGGGGCATCCAGCGTGGAGACTCTATCCGCCCAGCTGATGCAGTTGCTCCGGAATAAGCACAAATTCTGGCCGGACGACGAGTTGAAGAGACGTGCACCCAACTGGGGCGAGGGATTGAGTGCCCTTAATGTTCATATCGAAGATCATGCATACGGCAGCCGGACACACACTGTTGTCCTGGTGGATAGCGATAATAAGATGCACTTCATCGAGGAGACCATGAGTGGTTTGGATCCGCTCGGGGAATGGAGCAGGACCCACATTGAAAAGGATTTTCAAAACAGCGTTTGA